One genomic window of Campylobacter curvus includes the following:
- a CDS encoding M3 family metallopeptidase, with translation MLPRWTFDDVYGDLNDEKFTSSLQNLDALVGEIYGANLPLNLTAQKYQLALEEANSLLAFCRCKSSENTKDERVGAIEAKIEASLSKLEEIKENLFEKFDGLLADDKLWSEPAIAALKFLYDERKNSWQMKLSKSERKIYDELAQASFTPLYGVFRHLNNLINIEATDQNGARSTYSLAKCGGILKGSPDGTLRKSVFEGLQRHYDKHASLYVDVINLLQGFRLDKFKRAGVDRLTPSFEQNKISAQAVGAMFEALKLRLESIRECVNLRAKYFESGKIYACDLLAPSPHSSNAQIPYESAIDTICEALGEVGEEIPGFIRMMLQKGWIEADTRENKAGGAFYTRFDKFKQPRVFSTYMGTQAHMIQQAHELGHAWHYWIMRDMPSVQTHFPMSLAETASTFNEAVLRNYLRKNSTDKNLLFDILWQELKSAANFMLHISVRYEFETAFLAARQEQILTAAKVNELMLEAWRKWYGDSVQDTELFLPYFKLHFYKTDQYIYNYPYTVGYLLSQFLLGEFKAMGAKFIGVYKEFLRDCGRMSVEALLKKYFDKDVTKCEFWLLCIDNALSYAQEFKRLETELSTQ, from the coding sequence ATGCTGCCTAGATGGACATTTGACGATGTTTATGGAGATCTTAACGATGAAAAATTTACAAGCTCGCTTCAAAATTTAGACGCGCTAGTCGGTGAAATTTACGGTGCAAATTTACCGCTAAATTTAACGGCGCAAAAATATCAACTCGCACTCGAAGAGGCAAATTCGCTGCTCGCGTTTTGTCGCTGCAAGTCAAGCGAAAATACAAAAGACGAGCGAGTGGGCGCGATAGAGGCTAAGATAGAGGCGAGCTTATCAAAACTTGAAGAGATAAAAGAAAATTTGTTTGAAAAATTTGACGGGCTTTTGGCGGATGACAAACTTTGGAGCGAGCCTGCGATCGCCGCGCTGAAATTTCTTTACGATGAGCGTAAAAACAGCTGGCAGATGAAGCTTTCAAAAAGCGAGCGTAAAATTTACGATGAGCTGGCACAGGCTAGCTTCACTCCGCTTTACGGCGTTTTTAGGCACTTAAATAACCTGATAAACATCGAAGCTACCGATCAAAACGGCGCGCGTAGCACTTATAGTCTCGCAAAATGTGGCGGCATTTTAAAGGGTTCGCCTGACGGGACGCTGCGAAAGAGCGTGTTTGAGGGCTTGCAAAGACACTACGACAAGCACGCGAGCCTATATGTCGATGTGATAAATTTGCTTCAAGGCTTTAGGCTTGATAAATTTAAACGTGCAGGCGTCGATCGTCTTACGCCAAGCTTTGAACAAAATAAAATAAGTGCGCAGGCTGTGGGCGCGATGTTTGAGGCGCTAAAACTTAGGCTAGAGAGCATAAGAGAGTGCGTAAATTTACGTGCAAAGTATTTTGAAAGCGGCAAAATTTACGCCTGCGACCTGCTCGCTCCTTCGCCTCACTCCTCAAATGCACAGATCCCTTACGAAAGCGCGATAGATACGATTTGCGAGGCTTTGGGCGAGGTGGGCGAGGAGATCCCGGGGTTTATACGCATGATGTTGCAAAAGGGCTGGATCGAAGCTGATACGCGAGAAAATAAAGCCGGCGGCGCGTTTTATACGAGATTTGATAAATTTAAGCAGCCGCGCGTATTTTCCACATATATGGGCACACAAGCGCATATGATCCAGCAAGCCCACGAGCTGGGGCACGCGTGGCACTACTGGATAATGCGTGATATGCCAAGCGTGCAAACTCACTTTCCTATGTCGCTAGCAGAGACGGCGAGTACGTTTAACGAAGCGGTTTTGAGAAACTATCTGCGAAAGAATAGCACGGATAAAAATTTACTCTTTGACATCTTGTGGCAAGAGCTAAAATCAGCCGCAAATTTTATGCTACATATCAGCGTGAGATACGAGTTTGAGACGGCTTTTTTGGCGGCGAGGCAGGAGCAAATTTTAACCGCTGCAAAGGTAAATGAGCTGATGCTTGAAGCGTGGCGCAAATGGTACGGAGATAGCGTGCAAGACACCGAGCTTTTCTTGCCGTATTTTAAGCTACATTTTTACAAAACCGATCAATACATCTACAACTATCCTTACACCGTGGGCTACCTACTATCGCAGTTTTTGCTGGGCGAGTTTAAGGCAATGGGGGCTAAATTTATCGGCGTGTATAAAGAATTTTTGCGCGATTGCGGGCGGATGAGCGTCGAAGCGCTGCTTAAAAAATACTTTGATAAAGACGTTACAAAGTGCGAATTTTGGCTACTTTGCATAGATAATGCACTTAGCTACGCACAGGAGTTTAAAAGACTGGAAACAGAGTTGAGCACTCAGTAA
- a CDS encoding cytochrome c, translating into MNIIGTLNLARDTYAIDTDIKNLQLNASGAQKIDHLLLTKREGLQKEAQRLISEYISAEAAGYKLGTNGINENLYFNSINAQAFMDKDKSFSGDVKSDLWAVSDKKYKNLNDDGVLKALKNAYGDVKLFLDFYDDGTNTLELNGASALFGLDSNKDGTLSSEDELFYKIKVKGYDKDGNEKISRLSDLLSGIDLTKFIKDEIINYAQKETDEYNAKIDALPKNNAKKYLLKKKNIDYLDYRQTRNASNPYTLIKAEYRYEKLQSDEVQNFFQKYTGADGWVDLRDNKVFNKTSKLINFAYLKKSLDGNARLAEFNPIVKTHEGLSEDFSYTKYQKQNFKKLYEDYMAASSEHYERVDELIKNLKDGGAPDADVLIAKLRTTKSSRMVSIENEFKAATGMNFSQKNLQRVKFGFENDEKATAYALKDTDAVVAMKLSKSGFITLRFDSGREIVVNELYSDTGSLNSLSKDKRISPNQEIQTMSEEQINSLDFDKIAVKTDEAKNEVKSLRELGAKLVSRLTDNKYAIYLSNGDIMVAKEFYNITYIDKFLNGDENFKVDRKDRFYPKVDKLA; encoded by the coding sequence ATGAACATCATCGGCACTTTAAATTTAGCTCGCGATACTTACGCTATCGATACGGATATCAAAAATTTACAGCTAAATGCGTCCGGTGCGCAAAAGATAGATCACTTGCTTTTGACTAAAAGAGAGGGCTTGCAAAAAGAGGCGCAAAGGCTGATTTCTGAATACATAAGCGCCGAGGCAGCCGGATATAAGCTCGGCACGAACGGCATAAACGAAAATTTGTATTTTAACTCCATAAACGCACAAGCTTTCATGGATAAAGACAAGTCCTTTTCGGGAGATGTAAAAAGCGATCTTTGGGCCGTGTCTGACAAAAAATATAAAAATTTAAACGATGATGGCGTTTTAAAAGCCTTAAAGAACGCTTACGGTGATGTGAAGCTGTTTTTAGACTTTTATGATGACGGGACGAATACCTTGGAGCTAAACGGTGCTAGTGCGTTATTTGGGCTTGATAGTAACAAGGACGGGACGCTCTCGTCAGAGGACGAGCTGTTTTACAAGATAAAGGTCAAGGGCTACGACAAAGACGGGAACGAGAAAATTTCAAGGCTTAGCGATCTGCTTAGCGGCATAGACCTCACGAAATTTATAAAAGACGAGATAATAAACTACGCGCAAAAAGAGACGGACGAATATAACGCCAAGATCGATGCGCTGCCAAAAAATAATGCGAAAAAATATCTACTCAAAAAGAAAAATATAGATTATCTCGACTACCGCCAAACACGCAATGCGTCAAACCCCTACACGCTCATAAAGGCCGAATATCGATACGAAAAGCTACAAAGCGACGAGGTGCAAAATTTCTTTCAAAAATATACCGGCGCGGACGGCTGGGTCGATCTAAGAGATAACAAAGTCTTTAACAAAACCAGTAAGCTAATAAATTTCGCCTATCTTAAAAAGAGCCTGGACGGCAACGCGCGCCTGGCGGAATTCAACCCGATCGTAAAGACGCATGAGGGCCTTAGCGAGGACTTCTCCTACACGAAGTATCAAAAGCAAAATTTTAAAAAGCTTTATGAGGATTACATGGCTGCCTCAAGCGAGCATTACGAGAGAGTCGATGAGCTGATCAAAAATTTAAAAGATGGCGGCGCGCCAGATGCCGATGTGCTGATAGCAAAGCTGCGAACGACCAAATCCTCGCGTATGGTAAGCATCGAAAACGAGTTTAAAGCTGCAACGGGAATGAACTTTAGCCAAAAGAATTTGCAAAGGGTGAAATTTGGCTTTGAAAATGACGAGAAGGCCACCGCATACGCGCTAAAAGATACCGACGCGGTCGTAGCGATGAAGCTTAGCAAGAGCGGGTTTATCACGCTTAGATTTGACAGCGGACGCGAGATCGTGGTGAACGAGCTTTACTCTGACACGGGCAGTCTAAATTCCCTCAGCAAAGACAAACGCATCAGCCCGAACCAAGAGATACAAACGATGAGCGAGGAGCAGATAAATTCGCTCGATTTTGACAAGATAGCGGTCAAAACTGATGAAGCCAAAAATGAGGTTAAAAGCCTAAGAGAGCTTGGTGCGAAGCTAGTCTCAAGGCTCACGGACAACAAATACGCGATCTATCTAAGTAACGGCGATATCATGGTGGCAAAGGAATTTTACAACATAACCTACATAGATAAATTTCTAAACGGCGATGAAAATTTTAAAGTGGACAGGAAGGATAGGTTTTATCCTAAAGTCGATAAGCTAGCCTAA
- a CDS encoding DUF2325 domain-containing protein, whose protein sequence is MSVLVIGADEITPIKAVLHDLGAEKIEHWDARNENRVNRKPIPQDTECVVMLTSFLNHNTMKTIKTQAKKRNIPIVCAKRSVSCVFCEYCKVFGLDKEFGCKAE, encoded by the coding sequence ATGTCAGTTTTAGTAATCGGAGCAGATGAGATAACACCAATAAAAGCCGTTTTGCATGATTTGGGCGCAGAAAAGATCGAGCACTGGGACGCCAGAAACGAAAACCGCGTAAATCGCAAGCCTATCCCTCAAGATACCGAGTGTGTCGTGATGCTGACTAGTTTTTTAAATCACAACACGATGAAAACGATAAAAACTCAAGCCAAAAAACGCAACATCCCGATAGTCTGTGCAAAACGAAGCGTCAGCTGCGTATTTTGCGAATACTGCAAGGTCTTTGGACTGGATAAGGAATTTGGATGCAAAGCAGAATAA
- the fldA gene encoding flavodoxin FldA: protein MIGIIYGSSMGNTEEAAQFLGENLGLENEVLNICDVDAQKINSFDKLIFGTSTWGSGDLQDDWDAFDFSALKLSGKTAAFFGMGDSESYSDEYCNGMAKLYDAVVAQGAKPVGEVSTDGYTFDGSDAVRNGNFIGLALDADNESDKTEGRILAWIEQIKPFFA from the coding sequence ATGATAGGTATAATCTACGGAAGCAGTATGGGAAATACTGAAGAGGCGGCTCAATTTCTAGGTGAAAATTTAGGCCTTGAGAACGAAGTCTTAAACATCTGTGACGTCGATGCACAAAAGATAAACAGCTTTGATAAGCTGATATTTGGCACTTCTACTTGGGGTAGCGGCGACTTGCAAGACGACTGGGACGCATTTGATTTTAGCGCATTAAAGCTTAGCGGTAAAACGGCCGCATTTTTCGGTATGGGCGATAGCGAGAGCTACTCGGACGAATACTGCAACGGTATGGCTAAGCTTTATGACGCAGTAGTGGCGCAAGGTGCAAAACCGGTGGGCGAAGTGAGCACCGACGGATACACATTTGACGGCTCTGATGCCGTAAGAAACGGTAACTTTATAGGTCTTGCACTCGATGCGGATAATGAAAGCGACAAAACCGAAGGCAGGATCCTCGCTTGGATAGAGCAGATAAAGCCATTTTTTGCTTAA
- the nikA gene encoding nickel ABC transporter substrate-binding protein, with protein MIKNIFLALVLLLSFAEAKNTLNFATSKNVGPLNPHLYSPNEMWAQDMLYESLVEYSEDGKIVPKLAASWRIADEGKTYVFTLREGVKFSDGVSFDAKAVKLNFDAILANRDRHKWLEFANILKDCEIIDDKTIALHLQNAYEPTLKELSLVRPFRFISPLAMKDANSTKDGIIAPVGTGAWKLASTKLGINDIFVKNENYWGQKPKFDEIVAKVIPDPNTKVVALQTGEVDLIYGNGQISFDMINELKKSYEVKVSEPMNTLVLALNSNKSPTNDLAVREALNLAVDKNAIANSIFFGVQKSADALFYSKLPYCDIELKPYKFDKKAANEILQKGGWEMGKDGIRYKDGKELKIELVYIGTNATFKSIGEILQAELKQIGVNLQLNADESTIFYKKQRSGDFGMIFNSTWGVPYDPVMFLASMRLPSHADYQAQLGLKDKAWIDENISEILKTFDESKKGSLIKNVLTRLHDEAVYLPISHESMIWISNDKVGGARTSIFQNHYPFNEIYPK; from the coding sequence ATGATTAAAAATATTTTTTTGGCGTTGGTGTTGCTTTTGTCTTTTGCAGAGGCTAAAAATACGCTGAATTTCGCTACATCAAAAAACGTAGGCCCGCTAAATCCGCACCTCTACTCGCCAAACGAGATGTGGGCGCAAGATATGCTTTACGAGAGCTTGGTCGAGTATAGCGAGGATGGCAAGATAGTGCCTAAGCTAGCCGCTAGCTGGAGGATCGCCGATGAGGGCAAAACATACGTTTTCACGCTACGAGAAGGGGTTAAATTTAGCGACGGAGTGAGCTTTGACGCAAAGGCCGTAAAGCTAAATTTTGACGCGATACTGGCAAATCGCGACCGACACAAATGGCTGGAGTTTGCAAATATCTTAAAAGACTGCGAGATAATAGACGATAAAACCATCGCTTTGCACCTGCAAAACGCTTATGAGCCGACGTTAAAAGAGCTCTCTTTGGTGCGTCCGTTTAGATTTATCTCGCCTTTAGCGATGAAGGATGCTAATAGTACAAAAGACGGCATTATCGCTCCCGTGGGCACTGGTGCGTGGAAGCTGGCTTCTACCAAGCTTGGCATAAACGATATTTTCGTAAAAAATGAAAACTACTGGGGCCAAAAGCCAAAATTTGACGAGATAGTCGCAAAGGTGATACCGGACCCAAATACCAAAGTCGTTGCGCTTCAAACTGGCGAGGTCGATCTCATCTACGGCAACGGGCAGATCTCTTTTGATATGATAAACGAGCTCAAAAAAAGCTACGAGGTCAAGGTCTCGGAGCCTATGAACACACTAGTTTTGGCGCTAAATTCTAATAAATCTCCGACAAACGATCTTGCCGTGAGAGAGGCGCTAAATTTAGCCGTAGATAAAAACGCGATCGCAAATTCCATATTTTTTGGCGTTCAAAAGAGCGCTGACGCCTTATTTTACAGCAAGTTGCCGTATTGCGACATAGAGCTTAAGCCGTATAAATTCGACAAAAAGGCCGCAAATGAAATTTTGCAAAAAGGCGGCTGGGAGATGGGCAAAGACGGCATAAGATACAAAGACGGCAAGGAGCTTAAGATCGAGCTGGTTTATATCGGTACTAACGCCACGTTTAAGAGCATCGGCGAAATTTTACAAGCCGAGCTGAAGCAAATCGGCGTAAATTTACAGCTAAATGCCGACGAATCCACGATATTTTATAAAAAGCAACGCAGCGGCGATTTTGGCATGATATTTAACTCCACTTGGGGCGTGCCCTACGATCCTGTGATGTTTCTAGCCTCGATGAGACTGCCTTCTCACGCGGACTATCAGGCTCAGCTTGGGCTAAAAGACAAAGCTTGGATAGATGAAAACATAAGCGAAATTTTAAAGACCTTCGATGAGAGCAAAAAAGGCTCGCTTATAAAAAACGTCCTTACAAGGCTTCATGACGAGGCCGTATATCTGCCTATCTCACATGAGAGCATGATCTGGATATCAAACGATAAAGTAGGCGGAGCAAGGACTAGTATCTTTCAAAATCACTATCCGTTCAACGAAATTTATCCTAAATGA
- a CDS encoding ABC transporter permease subunit: MKSYIFRRTAYIVPMLLVVSVFIFLILRLNGTDAAMSYLNASGISPSDQALAHAKEVLGLDKPLLQQYLLWLKKALTLDFGRSYITGSQVSADMAYYLPNTLKLIGFALLLTVAVSLPLGILSALYKDKWVDHIVRFISFLGVSTPNFWLALILISVFSVKFKILPPFGTGGLSHIIMPAFAISFMSIAINARLIRTNMLDLMHSRHVLYANMRGIAKFQVIVHYVLKNALIPIVTALGMHLGELVGSAMVIENVFAYAGIGRYTVAAIINNDYPVIQSFILFMALVFIVSNLITDIIYAYIDPRVRLAV; this comes from the coding sequence ATGAAAAGCTATATCTTTAGACGGACCGCCTATATCGTGCCGATGCTCTTGGTGGTGTCGGTTTTTATATTTTTGATACTCCGTCTAAACGGCACTGACGCAGCGATGAGCTATCTAAACGCTTCTGGTATCTCGCCAAGTGATCAAGCTCTAGCCCACGCCAAAGAGGTGCTAGGGCTAGATAAACCGCTCTTACAGCAATACCTCTTATGGCTTAAAAAGGCGCTCACGCTTGACTTTGGGCGCTCGTATATCACGGGCTCGCAGGTGAGTGCGGATATGGCGTATTATCTGCCAAATACGCTAAAGCTGATCGGCTTTGCTTTGCTTCTTACGGTCGCGGTCTCTTTGCCGCTTGGAATTTTGTCCGCGCTTTATAAGGACAAATGGGTCGATCATATCGTGAGGTTCATATCGTTTTTGGGCGTGAGCACGCCGAATTTTTGGCTGGCGCTCATATTAATCAGCGTTTTTTCAGTGAAATTTAAAATTTTGCCTCCGTTTGGCACGGGAGGACTTAGCCATATCATCATGCCCGCCTTTGCGATCTCGTTCATGAGTATAGCCATAAATGCACGGCTCATACGCACAAATATGCTAGATCTTATGCATTCAAGGCATGTTTTATACGCAAATATGCGTGGCATCGCTAAATTTCAAGTCATCGTCCATTACGTTCTGAAAAACGCGCTCATACCTATCGTCACGGCTCTTGGCATGCACCTTGGCGAGCTCGTGGGCTCTGCGATGGTGATCGAAAACGTCTTTGCATACGCGGGCATAGGCAGATACACGGTCGCTGCTATCATAAACAACGACTATCCGGTCATCCAAAGCTTCATCCTTTTCATGGCGCTGGTGTTTATAGTAAGCAATCTCATAACCGACATAATCTACGCATACATCGACCCTCGCGTGAGGCTTGCGGTATGA